One Halichondria panicea chromosome 6, odHalPani1.1, whole genome shotgun sequence genomic window carries:
- the LOC135336797 gene encoding uncharacterized protein LOC135336797 gives MATNSQRMRSTNVPACKLAKDMTVDSIRVPTLELHVTADTAFNSEKVATLEFTADTNVGSMRVPTIELTASNVNSIELAADTNYDALSGSGKSDCLREPTEIESLRCGEINPNWNEKFIPLETEKISQQRVTEVYENCTTVNIMITGLTGSGKSGLTNAFLGKKRGEEGFAEEGSDIRKRCTVRVEGRQACREQPFSLKIWDTPGLKDGTKEQEKYLKEMYVIWKRYSFGDLIIYCIKVDTRFVSGKHNPNLKAMKKLQKKFGNEFWRKTVIVLTFANLIESLNPEWPDNHEEKIMAFQAKIDEFKTQIRINLKDYIGVATEIADNIQVIPAGYSTIPLLFDERRWFSLLWFQCLNTIPIKKQSAFQQVFQDRIVRGREADVRGNERKIVLTDAFVPEKLLELERTYELRGGLIGMLGGPFALLTVPLGVVCGKKHAEAVHKKQLNNTEN, from the coding sequence ATGGCCACAAATAGCCAGAGAATGAGAAGCACTAATGTACCAGCTTGTAAACTAGCTAAAGATATGACTGTCGACAGTATAAGAGTTCCAACCCTTGAGTTACATGTAACTGCAGATACGGCTTTCAACAGTGAAAAAGTTGCAACCCTTGAGTTCACTGCAGATACAAATGTTGGCAGTATGAGAGTTCCAACTATTGAGTTGACTGCAAGTAATGTCAACAGTATTGAGCTAGCTGCAGATACAAATTACGATGCGCTATCAGGATCCGGCAAATCAGACTGTCTTCGTGAACCGACTGAAATTGAATCACTGAGATGTGGTGAAATTAATCCCAATTGGAATGAAAAATTTATTCCTCTGGAGACCGAAAAAATCAGCCAACAAAGAGTTACTGAGGTATACGAAAACTGTACGACTGTAAACATTATGATCACAGGACTGACAGGATCAGGAAAGTCAGGACTAACCAATGCTTTTCTTGGAAAGAAACGAGGAGAGGAAGGTTTCGCTGAAGAAGGAAGTGACATCAGGAAGCGATGTACAGTGAGAGTAGAAGGTCGGCAGGCATGCAGAGAGCAGCCATTTTCATTAAAAATTTGGGACACACCTGGACTCAAAGATGGCACTAAGGAGCAAGAGAAGTACCTGAAGGAAATGTATGTCATCTGGAAGCGATATAGTTTTGGGGACCTGATTATCTATTGCATCAAAGTAGACACACGCTTTGTCAGTGGCAAACATAACCCGAATCTTAAAGCTATGAAGAAGCTACAAAAGAAATTTGGGAATGAGTTTTGGAGAAAAACAGTAATTGTCCTCACGTTTGCCAATCTTATAGAATCTTTGAATCCTGAATGGCCTGACAATCACGAAGAGAAAATAATGGCATTTCAAGCAAAAATTGACGAGTTCAAAACTCAGATCAGAATAAACCTAAAAGATTACATTGGAGTAGCCACGGAGATAGCTGACAACATACAAGTAATCCCTGCTGGTTATTCCACGATCCCTCTTTTATTCGACGAGCGACGCTGGTTTTCTCTTCTCTGGTTCCAATGCCTGAACACCATTCCAATCAAGAAACAAAGCGCATTCCAGCAGGTGTTTCAGGACAGAATTGTTCGAGGAAGGGAGGCTGATGTACGAGGCAACGAGCGTAAAATCGTACTCACAGATGCTTTTGTTCCAGAAAAATTACTAGAACTAGAACGAACGTATGAACTGCGAGGTGGATTGATTGGCATGCTTGGAGGCCCATTTGCGTTGCTTACAGTTCCACTGGGAGTTGTGTGCGGAAAGAAGCACGCAGAGGCAGTGCATAAGAAGCAACTCAACAATACCGAGAATTAG